Proteins encoded together in one Anopheles darlingi chromosome 3, idAnoDarlMG_H_01, whole genome shotgun sequence window:
- the LOC125956508 gene encoding uncharacterized protein DDB_G0290685, producing the protein MSCPMPEIGSCISLISKADIRYEGLLFTVDPERCTIALARVKSYGTEDRETQFPIAPQNQCYDYILFRGTDIKDIRVINNSVPNDPAIMQMQLPQQQPPPQMPMPTKMGQPNYQSPQGFMMPQMGGPPAGGPMGAGGPPGGPMGGPPPPGHQQPPMGGGAGQPYNAFGGMNNMADAQPQTQQHQQQQQQQQQQQQTQHQPHQQQQQPPQQQPQQQPPPTPTTSSQQQSQSETESGQAPSDHRSISDSLLLTSSGSGPIGGGSGGVEPSSRHQQKQSAVDLPRSSSFRPLLTASSSSTGSSGVIRTIPLSPRAGIISTEAGGSGAENSPRTGSTGAAAGGGRGSGSGSLTKREQNQRQQGSGGSRSGTPSNMLSRKSPTVDIAVQTNQQQQQQSHLHQQQQPQQQHHHHQGQQQQQPQQQMLQPNNRDAGNNQRNKNNNHRGNQNHQNNNNQRERRDSGKQQQQQQGGDNQLKDNFTNNKGRQQQNQQQQQQQQGPGQQHRWNNNRNHQNQNNGGNNLRGRPRGNIGQPQQQQQGVGTGAGQRAKNLLKFENDYDFEQANNKFEELRSQLSKLKVGEEVKPEQITTETLDKKDDSGNETGAGEHEQEDEEVICYDKAKSFFDTISCEAVERAKGKQQRTDWRQERKLNTETFGVGSTRRGGYNRRGGYFNRGPNNYHRGSNNYRGGSNNYRGRSGNRNNQMNGGNGMPHNRVAGGGQQSGNQQSGAGQQNQPSATSQPSQEQPQQQPAVIEVAAVLRPANEYNIKEKIIQANQESFAIPTPPSPRHHGIGERRVTFREQLVDYEPDEYSSEDDGYGGGAGAGGGGRKRNAVIETVADVHRDADNCSQRTNSGTDADTIIEELHLEDRSGHEEDEEGEEEVVEEEQLEYDEDDENGVGAGDRIEKHKTGVEAEPSDVVSEEDYGEEEVAEGEDILEEGTGVEGEQDDDEEEEEEPTDGSSMDTEIHNPGSSEEISSSPLKTYRSEADSRSGSGDSQAEDGTSAGEQQQQQQRGDDYDDHYEDDDEEQSERHTRNGGECSDEEDQRPPLESHRNRRSVNCRRKCCRHKKSKADKLPYYNGFRSEYGLSREELEEKTRRLEARRKRVRERQQRRTAEQRQKAQSNEEAFAAWLHGKLRSSINKHQNMYDVRHQSVGGQHSRQQLHPIQRRRNAIHTMHQLSYG; encoded by the exons ATGAGTTGCCCAATGCCGGAGATTGGCTCCTGCATTTCGCTGATATCGAAAGCTGATATCCGCTACGAGGGTCTACTGTTCACCGTCGATCCGGAGCGTTGTACGATCGCGTTAGCTCGAG TGAAATCGTATGGTACGGAGGATCGCGAAACGCAGTTTCCGATCGCGCCGCAGAACCAGTGCTACGATTACATTCTGTTCCGCGGGACGGACATTAAGGATATACGCGTGATCAACAACTCGGTTCCGAATGATCCGGCCATCATGCAGATGcagctgccgcagcagcagccaccaccccagatgccgatgccgaccaAGATGGGCCAACCGAACTACCAGTCGCCGCAGGGTTTCATGATGCCGCAGATGGGCGGCCCGCCGGCCGGTGGTCCGATGGGAGCCGGTGGACCACCCGGTGGACCGATGGGTGGACCTCCACCGCCCGGtcaccagcagccaccgatgggcggtggtgctggccaaCCCTACAACGCATTCGGCGGAATGAACAACATGGCAG ATGCGCAACCCCAGacccagcagcatcagcagcaacagcagcagcagcagcagcagcagcagacccagcaccagccgcaccaacagcaacagcaacctccacagcaacaaccacaacagcaacctccTCCTACCCCTACTACTTCTTCTCAACAACAATCGCAATCGGAAACGGAATCGGGACAAGCACCGtccgaccaccgatcgataAGCGACAGTCTATTGTTGACTTCGTCTGGTTCCGGCCCGAttggtggcggtagtggtggtgttgagcCTTCTTCacgccaccagcagaagcaatcGGCGGTGGATTTGCCACGATCGTCATCTTTCCGCCCCTTGCTcactgcttcttcctcttccactgGCTCGTCGGGAGTCATCCGAACGATTCCACTGTCGCCAAGGGCTGGCATCATATCCACCGAGGCCGGCGGTAGTGGTGCAGAGAACTCTCCTcgaaccggcagcaccggcgctgctgccggtggtggtcgtggcagCGGATCTGGATCACTCACTAAGCGTGAACAGAATCAACGGCAGCAAG GAAGTGGTGGTTCGCGTTCAGGAACACCGAGCAACATGCTGTCTCGCAAGAGCCCAACGGTGGACATTGCTGTACAaacgaaccagcagcagcaacaacaatcgcatctgcatcagcaacagcagccgcagcagcaacaccaccaccatcaaggtcagcagcaacagcaacctcaGCAGCAGATGTTGCAACCAAACAATCGCGATGCCGGTAATAACCAGCGAAACAAGAATAACAACCATCGGGGAAACCAGAACCACCAGAACAACAATAACCAGCGCGAGAGACGCGATtctggcaagcagcagcaacaacagcagggtGGTGATAATCAACTAAAGGATAacttcaccaacaacaaa GgacggcagcaacaaaaccagcaacagcagcagcagcagcaaggtccagggcagcagcatcgttggaACAATAATCGTAATCACCAGAACCAAAACAATGGTGGCAACAATTTGCGTGGTCGCCCACGTGGGAACATTGgccaaccacagcaacagcaacag GGTGTCGGTACAGGTGCCGGCCAGCGGGCAAAGAATTTGCTAAAGTTCGAAAACGATTACGATTTCGAGCAGGCCAACAATAAGTTCGAAGAACTGCGTTCGCAACTCTCTAAACTTAAGGTGGGCGAAGAAGTGAAACCAGAGCag ATCACAACTGAAACGTTGGATAAGAAGGATGATTCGGGCAAcgaaaccggtgccggtgagcaCGAGCAGGAAGATGAGGAAGTGATTTGCTACGACAAGGCAAAATCCTTCTTCGATACCATCTCGTGCGAGGCGGTTGAGCGTGCTAAGGGGAAGCAGCAACGTACCGATTGGCGCCAGGAGCGTAAACTCAACACTGAAACGTTCGGTGTCGGTTCCACCCGGCGTGGAGG GTATAATAGACGTGGGGGTTACTTCAACCGCGGCCCCAACAACTACCATCGCGGAAGCAACAATTACCGCGGGGGTAGCAACAACTACCGAGGACGCAGCGGGAATCGTAACAACCAGATGAATGGTGGCAATGGTATGCCGCATAACCGAGTGGCTGGCGGAGGTCAGCAGTCCGGTAACCAGCAGAGCGGAGCAGGTCAACAAAACCAACCGTCCGCTACATCTCAACCGAGCCAagagcaaccgcagcagcaacccgcgGTCATAGAGGTCGCTGCCG TTTTGCGACCAGCGAACGAGTACAACATCAAGGAAAAGATTATTCAGGCTAACCAGGAGTCGTTTGCGATTCCGACACCCCCTTCACCGCGTCATCATGGGATCGGTGAGCGAAGGGTCACATTTCGCGAGCAGCTAGTCGACTACGAACCGGACGAGTACAGTAGTGAAGATGATGGCTACGGTGGTGGCGCaggagccggtggtggtggccgtaaGCGAAATGCCGTCATAGAAACGGTGGCCGATGTGCACCGTGATGCGGATAACTGCTCGCAGCGAACCAATAGCGGAACGGATGCGGACACGATCATCGAAGAGCTACACTTAGAGGATCGGAGCGGTcatgaggaggacgaggaaggagaggaggaagtggTAGAGGAAGAGCAACTAGAgtacgacgaggacgatgagaaCGGCGTCGGAGCAGGCGATCGGATCGAGAAGCATAAGACTGGTGTGGAGGCCGAACCATCGGACGTCGTCTCGGAGGAAGACTATGGTGAAGAGGAAGTGGCCGAAGGGGAGGACATACTAGAGGAAGGAACCGGAGTAGAGGGtgagcaggatgatgatgaagaagaagaggaagaaccgaCCGATGGATCCAGCATGGACACGGAGATACACAATCCGGGCAGCAGCGAGGAAATTAGTAGTAGCCCGCTCAAGACGTACCGCAGTGAGGCCGATTcgcgatcgggatcgggagaTTCTCAAGCCGAGGATGGGACCAGTGCGggtgagcagcaacagcaacaacagcgtgGTGATGATTACGACGATCACtacgaagatgacgatgaggaaCAGTCTGAGCGGCACACGCGGAATGGCGGTGAGTGTTCCGATGAGGAGGATCAACGGCCACCACTGGAATCGCACCGTAACCGTCGTTCCGTTAACTGCCGCCGAAAGTGCTGCCGGCACAAGAAATCGAAGGCCGACAAACTGCCGTACTACAACGGTTTCCGTTCGGAGTATGGACTATCGCGagaggagctggaggagaaaACACGTCGGCTGGAAGCACGTCGCAAGCGGGTCCGGGAGCGACAACAGCGTCGAACGGCCGAGCAACGGCAGAAGGCACAATCGAACGAAGAAGCCTTTGCCGCGTGGCTACACGGGAAGCTGCGGAGCTCGATTAACAAGCACCAGAACATGTACGACGTTCGGCATCAGAGCGTCGGGGGGCAGCACAGCAGACAACAGCTGCATCCGATTCAACGACGAAGGAACGCCATCCATACGATGCATCAGCTTTCATATGGATAG